One region of Anas acuta chromosome Z, bAnaAcu1.1, whole genome shotgun sequence genomic DNA includes:
- the MARCHF3 gene encoding E3 ubiquitin-protein ligase MARCHF3 isoform X4, which translates to MSALSYLDWFISTGIMQNKDNLKSSPFNDRPMCRICHEGSSQEDLLSPCECTGTLGTIHRSCLEHWLSSSNTSYCELCHFRFAVERKPRPLVEWLRNPGPQHEKRTLFGDMVCFLFITPLATISGWLCLRGAVDHLHFSSRLEAVGLIALTVALFTIYLFWTLVSFRYHCRLYNEWRRTNQRVILLIPKSANVPSNQQSLLGLPSVKRNSKETIV; encoded by the exons gaCTGGTTCATCTCTACAGGAATCATGCAAAATAAGGATAACCTGAAGAG cagccccttcAATGACCGGCCAATGTGCAGGATCTGCCAcgagggcagcagccaggaagACCTGCTCTCCCCCTGCGAATGCACGGGGACCCTGGGGACTATCCACCGCAGCTGCCTGGAGCACTGGCTGTCATCCTCCAACACCAGCTACTGTGAGCTCTGCCACTTCAGGTTTGCAGTGGAGCGCAAACCCAGGCCGCTGGTAGAG TGGCTGAGGAACCCAGGCCCCCAGCATGAGAAACGGACTCTCTTTGGAGACATGGTGTGCTTCTTGTTCATAACGCCACTGGCAACCATCTCTGGCTGGCTGTGTCTACGAGGAGCTGTGGACCACCTGCACTTTAGTAGTAGGCTAGAAGCTGTTGGCCTCATTGCACTCACTGTCGCACTCTTCACTATTTACCTCTTTTGGACCCTA GTATCATTTAGATATCATTGCAGATTATACAACGAATGGCGTCGGACCAATCAGCGGGTGATACTCCTAATCCCGAAGTCTGCCAATGTTCCTTCCAACCAGCAGTCCCTGCTGGGCCTGCCATCAGTCAAAAGGAACTCAAAGGAGACAATCGTCTGA
- the MARCHF3 gene encoding E3 ubiquitin-protein ligase MARCHF3 isoform X5 — MQNKDNLKSSPFNDRPMCRICHEGSSQEDLLSPCECTGTLGTIHRSCLEHWLSSSNTSYCELCHFRFAVERKPRPLVEWLRNPGPQHEKRTLFGDMVCFLFITPLATISGWLCLRGAVDHLHFSSRLEAVGLIALTVALFTIYLFWTLVSFRYHCRLYNEWRRTNQRVILLIPKSANVPSNQQSLLGLPSVKRNSKETIV, encoded by the exons ATGCAAAATAAGGATAACCTGAAGAG cagccccttcAATGACCGGCCAATGTGCAGGATCTGCCAcgagggcagcagccaggaagACCTGCTCTCCCCCTGCGAATGCACGGGGACCCTGGGGACTATCCACCGCAGCTGCCTGGAGCACTGGCTGTCATCCTCCAACACCAGCTACTGTGAGCTCTGCCACTTCAGGTTTGCAGTGGAGCGCAAACCCAGGCCGCTGGTAGAG TGGCTGAGGAACCCAGGCCCCCAGCATGAGAAACGGACTCTCTTTGGAGACATGGTGTGCTTCTTGTTCATAACGCCACTGGCAACCATCTCTGGCTGGCTGTGTCTACGAGGAGCTGTGGACCACCTGCACTTTAGTAGTAGGCTAGAAGCTGTTGGCCTCATTGCACTCACTGTCGCACTCTTCACTATTTACCTCTTTTGGACCCTA GTATCATTTAGATATCATTGCAGATTATACAACGAATGGCGTCGGACCAATCAGCGGGTGATACTCCTAATCCCGAAGTCTGCCAATGTTCCTTCCAACCAGCAGTCCCTGCTGGGCCTGCCATCAGTCAAAAGGAACTCAAAGGAGACAATCGTCTGA
- the MARCHF3 gene encoding E3 ubiquitin-protein ligase MARCHF3 isoform X2, producing the protein MTSSSGSRPPAAPPPSPAEPRGGGGPPRHVMQVSAKDGQLLLSSAVRSLAAHSPFNDRPMCRICHEGSSQEDLLSPCECTGTLGTIHRSCLEHWLSSSNTSYCELCHFRFAVERKPRPLVEWLRNPGPQHEKRTLFGDMVCFLFITPLATISGWLCLRGAVDHLHFSSRLEAVGLIALTVALFTIYLFWTLVSFRYHCRLYNEWRRTNQRVILLIPKSANVPSNQQSLLGLPSVKRNSKETIV; encoded by the exons ATGACGAGCAGCAGCGgcagccgcccgcccgccgcccccccgccgagccccgccgagccccgcggcggcggcggccccccGCGGCATGTCATGCAGGTGTCGGCCAAGGacgggcagctgctgctctcctccgcCGTGCGGAGCCTGGCCGCGCACAG ccccttcAATGACCGGCCAATGTGCAGGATCTGCCAcgagggcagcagccaggaagACCTGCTCTCCCCCTGCGAATGCACGGGGACCCTGGGGACTATCCACCGCAGCTGCCTGGAGCACTGGCTGTCATCCTCCAACACCAGCTACTGTGAGCTCTGCCACTTCAGGTTTGCAGTGGAGCGCAAACCCAGGCCGCTGGTAGAG TGGCTGAGGAACCCAGGCCCCCAGCATGAGAAACGGACTCTCTTTGGAGACATGGTGTGCTTCTTGTTCATAACGCCACTGGCAACCATCTCTGGCTGGCTGTGTCTACGAGGAGCTGTGGACCACCTGCACTTTAGTAGTAGGCTAGAAGCTGTTGGCCTCATTGCACTCACTGTCGCACTCTTCACTATTTACCTCTTTTGGACCCTA GTATCATTTAGATATCATTGCAGATTATACAACGAATGGCGTCGGACCAATCAGCGGGTGATACTCCTAATCCCGAAGTCTGCCAATGTTCCTTCCAACCAGCAGTCCCTGCTGGGCCTGCCATCAGTCAAAAGGAACTCAAAGGAGACAATCGTCTGA
- the MARCHF3 gene encoding E3 ubiquitin-protein ligase MARCHF3 isoform X1 → MTSSSGSRPPAAPPPSPAEPRGGGGPPRHVMQVSAKDGQLLLSSAVRSLAAHSSPFNDRPMCRICHEGSSQEDLLSPCECTGTLGTIHRSCLEHWLSSSNTSYCELCHFRFAVERKPRPLVEWLRNPGPQHEKRTLFGDMVCFLFITPLATISGWLCLRGAVDHLHFSSRLEAVGLIALTVALFTIYLFWTLVSFRYHCRLYNEWRRTNQRVILLIPKSANVPSNQQSLLGLPSVKRNSKETIV, encoded by the exons ATGACGAGCAGCAGCGgcagccgcccgcccgccgcccccccgccgagccccgccgagccccgcggcggcggcggccccccGCGGCATGTCATGCAGGTGTCGGCCAAGGacgggcagctgctgctctcctccgcCGTGCGGAGCCTGGCCGCGCACAG cagccccttcAATGACCGGCCAATGTGCAGGATCTGCCAcgagggcagcagccaggaagACCTGCTCTCCCCCTGCGAATGCACGGGGACCCTGGGGACTATCCACCGCAGCTGCCTGGAGCACTGGCTGTCATCCTCCAACACCAGCTACTGTGAGCTCTGCCACTTCAGGTTTGCAGTGGAGCGCAAACCCAGGCCGCTGGTAGAG TGGCTGAGGAACCCAGGCCCCCAGCATGAGAAACGGACTCTCTTTGGAGACATGGTGTGCTTCTTGTTCATAACGCCACTGGCAACCATCTCTGGCTGGCTGTGTCTACGAGGAGCTGTGGACCACCTGCACTTTAGTAGTAGGCTAGAAGCTGTTGGCCTCATTGCACTCACTGTCGCACTCTTCACTATTTACCTCTTTTGGACCCTA GTATCATTTAGATATCATTGCAGATTATACAACGAATGGCGTCGGACCAATCAGCGGGTGATACTCCTAATCCCGAAGTCTGCCAATGTTCCTTCCAACCAGCAGTCCCTGCTGGGCCTGCCATCAGTCAAAAGGAACTCAAAGGAGACAATCGTCTGA
- the MARCHF3 gene encoding E3 ubiquitin-protein ligase MARCHF3 isoform X6: protein MSIQESSPFNDRPMCRICHEGSSQEDLLSPCECTGTLGTIHRSCLEHWLSSSNTSYCELCHFRFAVERKPRPLVEWLRNPGPQHEKRTLFGDMVCFLFITPLATISGWLCLRGAVDHLHFSSRLEAVGLIALTVALFTIYLFWTLVSFRYHCRLYNEWRRTNQRVILLIPKSANVPSNQQSLLGLPSVKRNSKETIV from the exons cagccccttcAATGACCGGCCAATGTGCAGGATCTGCCAcgagggcagcagccaggaagACCTGCTCTCCCCCTGCGAATGCACGGGGACCCTGGGGACTATCCACCGCAGCTGCCTGGAGCACTGGCTGTCATCCTCCAACACCAGCTACTGTGAGCTCTGCCACTTCAGGTTTGCAGTGGAGCGCAAACCCAGGCCGCTGGTAGAG TGGCTGAGGAACCCAGGCCCCCAGCATGAGAAACGGACTCTCTTTGGAGACATGGTGTGCTTCTTGTTCATAACGCCACTGGCAACCATCTCTGGCTGGCTGTGTCTACGAGGAGCTGTGGACCACCTGCACTTTAGTAGTAGGCTAGAAGCTGTTGGCCTCATTGCACTCACTGTCGCACTCTTCACTATTTACCTCTTTTGGACCCTA GTATCATTTAGATATCATTGCAGATTATACAACGAATGGCGTCGGACCAATCAGCGGGTGATACTCCTAATCCCGAAGTCTGCCAATGTTCCTTCCAACCAGCAGTCCCTGCTGGGCCTGCCATCAGTCAAAAGGAACTCAAAGGAGACAATCGTCTGA